From a single Fusarium fujikuroi IMI 58289 draft genome, chromosome FFUJ_chr03 genomic region:
- a CDS encoding related to D-arabinitol 2-dehydrogenase: MADIKLQNVRPMFELRGRNYIVTGGLGGIGYAAVRSLCEMGANVAVLDIQVKSKEIFSSVEDEFGTKVYYFQTDVTKLDSLNAGVDQAIEALGSLDGCLPCAGINCNKPFVDQSWDDFTRIQEINVRGTFFTVQRVVKQLIKQGTPGSIVMMASQCAHIAIPGCRMSSYNASKGGVLMLTKALGVELAKHNIRVNSISPGYVDSQMFRDVLATQSERDAKQPYQAPPLRRLSDPNDLTPAIIYLFSDASRHITATDIKIMGGLDAGQVDGHITYE, from the exons ATGGCAGATATTAAGCTTCAGAATGTTCGACCAATGTTTGAGCTGCGCGGTCGCAATTATATTGTGACAGGCGGCCTCGGAGGTATTGGTTACGCAGCTGTACGGTCTCTTTGCGAAATGGGCGCGAATGTCGCCGTCTTGGACATTCAAGTCAAATCCAAAGAAATATTCTCTAGCGTCGAGGATGAGTTTGGTACCAAGGTTTACTACTTCCAGACCGACGTCACCAAACTTGACAGCCTGAATGCTGGTGTCGATCAGGCTATTGAGGCCCTCGGGTCCCTTGACGGATGTCTACCCTGCGCAGGGATTAACTGCAATAAACCATTTGTTGACCAGTCGTGGGATGATTTCACGCGCATTCAGGAAATCAAT GTGCGAGGAACATTCTTTACTGTCCAGCGCGTGGTCAAGCAGCTGATCAAGCAAGGAACCCCTGGTAGCATTGTCATGATGGCGTCTCAGTGCGCTCACATCGCTATTCCGGGTTGCCGCATGTCCTCCTACAACGCGTCTAAGGGTGGCGTTCTTATGCTCACAAAGGCACTCGGTGTAGAGCTGGCCAAACACAACATTCGTGTCAACTCGATCTCACCTGGGTACGTAGATTCTCAGATGTTTAGGGATGTTTTGGCCACTCAAAGTGAGCGGGATGCGAAGCAGCCATACCAGGCCCCGCCATTGAGACGCCTCAGCGACCCAAATGACCTTACGCCTGCTATcatttatctttttagcgATGCGTCTAGACATATCACGGCTACAGATATCAAGATTATGGGTGGGTTGGACGCTGGGCAGGTTGATGGACACATCACCTACGAATAA
- a CDS encoding related to dienelactone hydrolase and related enzymes, with amino-acid sequence MSENNFSAPPVLPAVRLRNPTVSLTILEPLSRRGSGPGLIILVPETGKATSDTLRIDGCVPSPLMKWAEEGYTVAEITEAGLANPSVALSQALKELEAAKSTEPKNVVGVVAYSTVLWNQIAPHVDSFSQISGAVIFGDLGDSDISAIASSKVPQLHHLAGKSSKRLQRTKEVTAYNYPEAISYLFATPFSKDFSYNMESVSHSRSLGFLKPLMNGPYFDLEVIWDEHTYWEFENRSVENTMSTMVQEPYVNHVPTMTGGIGRDKLTAFYRDHFIFQNPPDTETYLISRSLGIDRVIDEFIFTCTHHSQIDWLAPGIPPTGRKLEVPFTAVVNVRGDRLYHEHIGWDQGTVLAQLGLMPSYLPYPHPVPNAQGQEKLEYRVPIAGVETANKLRDKEAVESNGMFAFGLRQV; translated from the exons ATGTCGGAAAACAATTTCTCCGCGCCTCCAGTTCTCCCAGCTGTTCGTCTGCGCAACCCTACAGTCAGCCTTACAATTCTAGAGCCTCTCAGCAGACGTGGTTCCGGACCAGGATTAATCATCCTCGTGCCCGAAACTGGCAAAGCCACCAGTGATACATTGCGGATCGACGGATGTGTACCGTCTCCGTTGATGAAATGGGCGGAAGAGGGCTACACTGTCGCTGAGATCACAGAAGCAGGACTTGCCAATCCTAGTGTAGCTCTGAGTCAGGCACTGAAGGAACTGGAGGCTGCAAAGTCTACTGAGCCCAAGAACGTCGTTGGTGTCGTAG CATACTCAACGGTGCTTTGGAACCAAATAGCTCCGCATGTGGACTCATTCTCCCAGATCTCAGGTGCTGTCATTTTTGGTGATCTTGGGGATAGCGATATCTCTGCAATCGCATCCTCAAAGGTCCCACAGCTGCATCATCTTGCTGGGAAATCATCCAAACGCTTGCAACGTACAAAGGAGGTAACCGCTTACAACTACCCCGAAGCAATATCGTATTTGTTTGCCACTCCCTTCAGCAAGGACTTTAGCTACAACATGGAATCTGTTTCTCACAGCCGaagtcttggcttcttgaagCCCCTCATGAACGGGCCATACTTCGATCTAGAAGTTATCTGGGACGAACATACCTATTGGGAGTTCGAAAACCGCTCGGTGGAGAACACCATGAGCACCATGGTACAAGAGCCATATGTCAATCATGTGCCTACG ATGACAGGCGGGATTGGTCGGGACAAGCTGACTGCCTTCTACCGCGACCACTTCATTTTCCAAAATCCTCCAGATACAGAAACCTACCTTATTAGCAGATCTCTTGGTATTGATAGAGTCATCGACGAGTTTATCTTCACGTGCACTCATCATTCCCAGATTGACTGGCT TGCACCAGGGATCCCTCCTACTGGGCGAAAGCTTGAAGTACCGTTCACCGCTGTTGTTAACGTCCGTGGAGACCGGCTTTATCACGAACACATTGGATGGGATCAGGGAACAGTGCTAGCGCAGTTGGGTTTGATGCCTTCCTACCTGCCATATCCTCATCCAGTGCCGAATGCGCAGGGTCAAGAGAAGTTGGAATATCGCGTCCCTATCGCTGGTGTGGAGACTGCTAACAAGTTGAGGGACAAAGAGGCTGTAGAGTCGAATGGGATGTTTGCGTTTGGTCTTCGCCAAGTCTGA